The genomic segment AAGTTCGTGCCGACGCCCGCTTGGACGACCTAGAGACGACGAACAACACAATTCTTGTCCTCTCTGAACAAGCAGAGGCAGAGCCAGCGCTCCGTCAGATCGCGGGGGTGTCTGCCGTTGAATCCTTCACCACCCGTGAGGGATTCCCTGCCTACCGGCTGACCAGCGACGCGGATATTGCCCCGCATGTTTACGCTGTCGCACGGGCGCATAACCTGCCCCTGCGTGAACTGCGGCGGGATACCCTTACCCTAGAGACGGTCTTCAATCGCCTCGCCACCAGCGCGTAATACCCTGTTGAGGATAGTCACAACGGATACCAAACGATGAAACAAGCGTTAGCAATCGCACGCAAAGAACTGGATAGCTATTTCGGCTCACCTATGGCGCTGATCTTCATCGGCGTCTTTCTCTTGGTGACCCATTACACCTTTTTCTGGGTGGGCGGATTCTTCTCACGAGGGATCGCTGATGTTCGCCCTCTGTTTCAGGCAATGCCCGTCCTCTTGATCTTCCTCATTGCCGCGCTGACCATGCGCCAATGGAGCGAAGAACAACAAACCGGCACGCTCGATATGCTCCTGACGATGCCGATCAAACTTTCGGCATTGGTGGTGGGAAAATTTCTGGCGGTTATGGCGTTGGTGGCGGTGGCGTTAGCGCTCACGCTGACCATCCCGCTTACCACGGCCTCGCTTGGCAACCTTGATTGGGGTCCGGTCATCGGCGGCTACCTTGCGGCAATGCTGCTGGCGGCGGCATATGCGGCGGTAGGGTTGTTCCTTTCCTCCCAAACGGATAACCAGATCGTCGCCCTCATTTTGACGGTGATCGTCGGTGGGGCATTCTATTTGATCGGATCGCCCACCCTGACGGGCTTGGTCAGCACGGGGACAGCCGAAGCGCTGCGGGCAATTGGCACAGGCAGCCGCTTTGAGAGCATCGAACGGGGCGTGATTGACGCCCGCGATGTGATCTACTACCTCTCGCTCACCGCCCTGTTTCTGATTCTGAACAGCCTGAGTTTGGATAGTAAGCGGTGGAGCAAAGGGGCAGCCCTGCGCAGTTACCGCGAGAACCGCCGTGTGGGGGTTGTCCTCATCGCCGTCAACCTGATTCTGTTCAATGTGGTGATGTTCCGTGCGGGCGCTGTCCGTGCCGATTTGACCCAAAATGGGGAATACACCCTTTCCAGCGTCACGCGGGAGGTGTTGGGCAACCTGAGCGAGCCGCTCTTGCTGCGCGGCTACTTCAGCCAACGCAATCACCCGCTGCTCTCCCCGCTGATCCCCCGTATCCGCGACATGATGAAGGAATATGAGTCGGCAAGCGGCGGGCGCGTTCGGGTGGAATTCCTCGACCCGATCTCGAACCCTGACCTTGAGGCAGAGGCGAACCAAACCTATGGTATTCGCCCGACGCCCCTGCAAGTTCAGGAACGCGGCGGTACATCGCTGGTGAACGCCTACTTTGATATTTTGCTCCGCTATGGCGACCAAAATGTGACGCTCAATCTGCTTGATATGATCGAGGTGAACGAGGTTGGCGGGGCGTTGGATGTCCGCTTGCGCAATTTGGAATACGACCTCACCAGCAGTATCCAGCGCGTTGCCTATGGCTTTCAGAACATTGATGCGGTGTTGGCATCCTTAAGCGCCCCCGCCGAACTGACGGTTTATGTGACGCCAGACACGCTGCCAGAATCGTTGAAGGCTGCCCCAGAGACGATTCAAGCCGTGGCAGAAAGCCTAAAAACCCGCGCCGGGAAAAATTTCACCTACCGCGTCGTAAATATGTCTGCCCCCGATGCGGGCGTCACCCCTCGCCAACTCTTTGACCAATACCAGATTCAACCCGTCGCGGCGGATTTCCTTGCCACCCAGACGTTTTATCTGCACATGGTCTTGAAGGTTGGCGATAAAACGCAAGTCATTTTCCCCTCCGGCGGCTTCAGCGAGAATGAGACGCGGACGAGTGTCGAATCTGCCCTGAAACGGCTTGCTCCGGGCTTTTTGAAGGTGATTGGCGTGTGGACACCCCCTGATCCGGCGGCGAATCCTTTCGGCGGCGGCGGTGGGCAGCAGTTGCAAGTGTTCCAACAATCGCTTGCCGCGCTGGGCAAGAACTACGAAATTCGCCAAGTAGACCTGATCAGCGGGCAAGTCCCCAACGATGTGAATGCCCTCTTTATCTTTGCCCCGCAAGCGCTCACCGATATGGATCGCTATGCGGTGGATCAGTTCCTCATGCGCGGTGGATCCATCTTCATCGCCGGAGGGAACTACCAAATCACGACGACGCAGCAAGGCGGGATCGGTTTGGTGAAGGTCAATTCCGGTCTGCAAACGATGTTGGCGGAGTATGGCATCACCCTTGAACCAACGCTGGTGCTGGATAGCCAAAATGCACCGTTCCCTGTCCCGGTGACACGCAATGTCGGTGGCATCGCTGTGCAGGAAATTCAGGCACTTGCCTATCCGCACTTTGTCGATGTTCGCCCCGACGCGATGGATCGGGACAACCCCGCCCTTCGTAACCTCCCTTCGGTGACGATCAATTGGGGATCACCGATCACGCTGGACCCAGAGAAAAACGCCGGACGCACCGTCGTGACTCTGTTCACCTCCAGCGCGGAATCGTGGACAACCTCGGATAGCAACACGCAGCCGGACTTCCAGTTCTACCCAGAAACGGGCTTTCCCATTGGGGCGACACAGGGAAAACAAATCCTCGCCGTTTCGGTGACGGGGACGTTCACCAGCTATTTCAAAGGCAAACCCTCGCCCTTCACCGAGTCCACCGATCCGACGAATCCGGCGGCAACCCCCCCAGCCGCGCCGGTGGGGTTGATTGAACAATCGCCCGCGAATGCTCGCATCGTCGTCATTGGCAGTGCCGAGACATTCAACGATAACGTTCTCTCCCTGCAAAACCGCTTGGGGGATAACCGCGCCGCGAACAACATTCAACTCGTCCAGAATCTGGCGGATTGGTTTGTCGAAGATACGGCGCTCTCCAGCATCCGGGCGCGGGGATCGGCGTCGCGCCTGCTGCGCCCCCTTGCCGAAGGGGAACAAGGGCGTTGGGAGGGCTTTAACTACCTCTTTGCCGTGGTTGCCCTTGTTGGTTTAGGATTCCTCTGGCAAGTGCGCCGTCGGACGGAAAAACCGATGCCCCTTCCGGGCATTCCAGAGCGTGCCGCCGCCCCACCACCAACCCCTGAGCCACCTGCCGAAAATGCCCAGACTGAGGGAGAAAACTAGCCATGAAACTGACACGCACAAACACGCTGCTCATCGGGCTGGCGATCTTCCAACTGGTTGCCGTGATCGCCCTCTTTGCTTCAGGGGCAGGGGCGGGCGCACCGCCCACAAACACCGCCGCTATTCTTCCCAACCTAATCCCCGATGATGTGACGGGAATCACGGTGAAGGATGGTGCGGGTGCGGCGGTAACGATGCTGAAGGACTCTGAAGGCGCTTGGTCGCTCCCCAATGCCGGAAACTATCCGGTGGAAGCGTTCCGCGTTGAATCCCTTCTGAACGCCATGAAAGGGTTAGACACCAGCCGTCTGATCGCCCAGAACAAGGCGAATCATGCGCGGCTGAAGGTGGCAGATGAAGACTATGAGCGCCTCATTGAGATCACGACGCGGCAAGGCGAGACACAGCGGCTCTACCTCGGCACGTCCAGTGGGGCAAACAGTACCCACGTCCGGCGCGGCGGGCGTGATAATGTCTACCTTGTGGGCGGTTTGAATACATGGGAAATTTCGACCCGTGCGGCACAGTGGGTGAACGCCGTGTATCTTGCCATCCCCCAACCAGAGGTGGCGACGATCACCGTGACGAACGGGAATGGGACATTCACCTTTGACAAAGCGGGCGAGGCGTGGACGTTTGCCGGATTGAACGCCGGAGAGGTGTTCAACACGGCGCAAATCGAGGCGATCCTCAGCCGCGTGGCAACCATCCGCTTGGATGACCCGCTAGGGACGACAAACGAGGCAGTCTACGGAATGGACGCGCCGTTGGCGGTGATCACCATCCAAACACGGAAGGAAATCACCCCCACCCCCGACCCAAGTGCAACGCCTGTTGGGGTGGATGTGCCGCTTCCCTTGACGCCCAATGCATCCTCGGTGAACGCCACCGTAGAGGAAAAAACATATACGCTGACGATTGGGGCGAAAACAGAGGCGGGAACGGGCTACTATGTGAAGTCATCCGAGTCCGATCACTATGTGATCCTTGCCGCAGCCACCACGGAAACCTTCACCAACCTGACTCGTGACTCGCTGATTCTTCCGCCCACGCCGACGCCCACACCGACGGCAACAGCGATCCCCTCAGCGACGCCGGCAGTAACAGCCACCTCTGAGGCAACGGCGACGCCAACGGTCACAGCGACAGCGACGATCACCAGCACAACCCAACCCTCGCTTACGGCGACGCCCACCCCAACGGCAACACCTAATCAATAGATAACCAGAAGGGCAGCGCCTAGCCTTCTCGCGTTGGGCGAGAGGGAAACATGGTCTGGAAGGCACAGCCTCCCAGACCCATCCTATGTGGGGATCAATTCGTATCGTCTGCTTTTTGCAGCGCCGCCAAGAGCGTCGCCCCCTCTAGATCATCCCGAAACGCTCCTGGTTCAGGGTGCGCCGCGATCAGGGCAACTAACAGCGGATCGCCGCCCGCCTCGCGCACCATATCCGCCCCCCATTGGGCGTGCTGCACATTGATCACGAATGGGCGCCGCCAGCCAGTGGGGGTATGGTACGTTCCCCAACGGTGTGCTGCCACCGGAAATGCCTTGTTCGCCAAGACAACAATGACGCGCTCCCAAAGGTAAAAAGGGGTGCGGCTTTTGCCCACATCATGCAAGAGTGCCGCTTGGAGTAAGGCGGGATGTGCCTCGCCGCTAGTTTGCAGTGAACGCAGCACGTTTAGGCTGTGCTGGCGCTCCCCCCGCCGCAGCTCTCGATAGAGCGTATAGAGCGGCGGCGGAAGGTGAGTTTGGGCAAGGGTATCCTCCACAGGGCGCAGTCCGGCGGAAAGCGCCCGAATCCCTTGCCGCCAGCGGCGACGTTCGGCGTTCCAAGCACCCATCACAACCCTAGCAAAAGACGCGCCATAAATTGGAAGGGCGGATTGATCGCGTAACCTAAAATGGGCAGCCCAATGAAGGATAACAAGATGAGTCCAATGAGGACGTAATAACTCTCGCGCTCGTAGCGCTGAAGTTGGCGTGATTCCTTTGGCGGCAAGAGCATCAACAACACGCGCCAACCATCCAGCGGAAAGAGCGGGATCAGGTTGAACAGGAACAAGAGCATGTTCAGGTTGAACCACACCGTCATAAACTGATCAAAATTGGGGATGATGTCCCGCCGCCCAAAAATCGGTTGATACTCCCACACATTGAAGCGGTAAAGCAGGGCGGCGAATGCCGCTAACAGCAAGTTAGCGAAGGGTCCCGCTGCCACCGCGAGAAGGTAGCCCCAACGCGGGTTGCGCATCCGTTCGGGGCGAATAATGGCATAGCCAAGCGCCCCAAAGCCAACGATCACCCACATGGCGTACCCAAACCAATCAATATGGACAAAAGGGTTTAGCGTCAGCCGCCCCATTTGGCGGGGGGTGGGGTCGCCCATCCGATCCGCAACATAATTGTGGGCATATTCATGGACAGCCATTGCGATTAGGACGACAATCGCAGCAGATAAAAGCCGCGCCAGATTGAATTGATCGCCAGAAAAAATCACGTCATCTACTCCTGCGCTCAGTGGTTGCGTTCGCTAGGGCTTTAAGGCAATAAGCCATGTTGAGTCAACCATGCTACAAGTTCGGGTTCGGTTGCCTCGGTAATCATCGACCCACGATTTACCCCGCGTGGGGAAGCCCCCTTGGGAAGCAGGGTGGGCGGTTCGACAGGGAGTTCCCCCCCT from the Anaerolineales bacterium genome contains:
- a CDS encoding DUF4340 domain-containing protein; amino-acid sequence: MKLTRTNTLLIGLAIFQLVAVIALFASGAGAGAPPTNTAAILPNLIPDDVTGITVKDGAGAAVTMLKDSEGAWSLPNAGNYPVEAFRVESLLNAMKGLDTSRLIAQNKANHARLKVADEDYERLIEITTRQGETQRLYLGTSSGANSTHVRRGGRDNVYLVGGLNTWEISTRAAQWVNAVYLAIPQPEVATITVTNGNGTFTFDKAGEAWTFAGLNAGEVFNTAQIEAILSRVATIRLDDPLGTTNEAVYGMDAPLAVITIQTRKEITPTPDPSATPVGVDVPLPLTPNASSVNATVEEKTYTLTIGAKTEAGTGYYVKSSESDHYVILAAATTETFTNLTRDSLILPPTPTPTPTATAIPSATPAVTATSEATATPTVTATATITSTTQPSLTATPTPTATPNQ
- a CDS encoding Gldg family protein — its product is MKQALAIARKELDSYFGSPMALIFIGVFLLVTHYTFFWVGGFFSRGIADVRPLFQAMPVLLIFLIAALTMRQWSEEQQTGTLDMLLTMPIKLSALVVGKFLAVMALVAVALALTLTIPLTTASLGNLDWGPVIGGYLAAMLLAAAYAAVGLFLSSQTDNQIVALILTVIVGGAFYLIGSPTLTGLVSTGTAEALRAIGTGSRFESIERGVIDARDVIYYLSLTALFLILNSLSLDSKRWSKGAALRSYRENRRVGVVLIAVNLILFNVVMFRAGAVRADLTQNGEYTLSSVTREVLGNLSEPLLLRGYFSQRNHPLLSPLIPRIRDMMKEYESASGGRVRVEFLDPISNPDLEAEANQTYGIRPTPLQVQERGGTSLVNAYFDILLRYGDQNVTLNLLDMIEVNEVGGALDVRLRNLEYDLTSSIQRVAYGFQNIDAVLASLSAPAELTVYVTPDTLPESLKAAPETIQAVAESLKTRAGKNFTYRVVNMSAPDAGVTPRQLFDQYQIQPVAADFLATQTFYLHMVLKVGDKTQVIFPSGGFSENETRTSVESALKRLAPGFLKVIGVWTPPDPAANPFGGGGGQQLQVFQQSLAALGKNYEIRQVDLISGQVPNDVNALFIFAPQALTDMDRYAVDQFLMRGGSIFIAGGNYQITTTQQGGIGLVKVNSGLQTMLAEYGITLEPTLVLDSQNAPFPVPVTRNVGGIAVQEIQALAYPHFVDVRPDAMDRDNPALRNLPSVTINWGSPITLDPEKNAGRTVVTLFTSSAESWTTSDSNTQPDFQFYPETGFPIGATQGKQILAVSVTGTFTSYFKGKPSPFTESTDPTNPAATPPAAPVGLIEQSPANARIVVIGSAETFNDNVLSLQNRLGDNRAANNIQLVQNLADWFVEDTALSSIRARGSASRLLRPLAEGEQGRWEGFNYLFAVVALVGLGFLWQVRRRTEKPMPLPGIPERAAAPPPTPEPPAENAQTEGEN
- a CDS encoding site-2 protease family protein; this translates as MIFSGDQFNLARLLSAAIVVLIAMAVHEYAHNYVADRMGDPTPRQMGRLTLNPFVHIDWFGYAMWVIVGFGALGYAIIRPERMRNPRWGYLLAVAAGPFANLLLAAFAALLYRFNVWEYQPIFGRRDIIPNFDQFMTVWFNLNMLLFLFNLIPLFPLDGWRVLLMLLPPKESRQLQRYERESYYVLIGLILLSFIGLPILGYAINPPFQFMARLLLGL
- a CDS encoding HDIG domain-containing protein, with the protein product MGAWNAERRRWRQGIRALSAGLRPVEDTLAQTHLPPPLYTLYRELRRGERQHSLNVLRSLQTSGEAHPALLQAALLHDVGKSRTPFYLWERVIVVLANKAFPVAAHRWGTYHTPTGWRRPFVINVQHAQWGADMVREAGGDPLLVALIAAHPEPGAFRDDLEGATLLAALQKADDTN